A genomic region of Pseudomonas sp. RSB 5.4 contains the following coding sequences:
- a CDS encoding ABC transporter permease, producing MHSEKASIGLRIAAWGGLVFLHFPILIIFLYAFNTEEAAFSFPPKGFTLHWFSVAFSRPDVLEAIKLSLQIAAIATLIAMVLGTLASAALYRRDFFGKQGISLMLILPIALPGIITGIALLATFKTLGIEPGMFTIIVGHATFCVVIVYNNVIARLRRTSHSLIEASMDLGADGWQTFRYIILPNLGSALLAGGMLAFALSFDEIIVTTFTAGHERTLPLWLLNQLSRPRDVPVTNVVAMLVMMVTMLPILGAYYLTRGGESVAGSGGK from the coding sequence ATGCACTCTGAAAAGGCTTCTATCGGTCTGCGCATCGCCGCCTGGGGCGGGTTGGTATTTCTGCACTTCCCGATCCTGATCATCTTCCTTTACGCCTTCAACACCGAGGAAGCCGCGTTCAGCTTTCCGCCGAAGGGCTTCACCCTGCACTGGTTCAGCGTGGCGTTTTCGCGGCCGGATGTGCTGGAGGCGATCAAGCTCTCGCTGCAGATTGCCGCCATCGCCACGTTGATTGCGATGGTGCTCGGCACGCTGGCTTCGGCAGCGTTGTACCGTCGCGATTTCTTCGGCAAACAGGGCATTTCGCTGATGCTGATTTTGCCGATTGCTCTGCCGGGGATCATCACCGGGATCGCGCTGCTGGCAACGTTCAAGACGCTGGGGATCGAGCCGGGGATGTTCACCATCATCGTCGGCCACGCGACCTTCTGTGTGGTGATCGTCTACAACAACGTCATCGCCCGCCTGCGCCGCACGTCGCACAGCCTGATCGAAGCCTCGATGGACCTCGGCGCCGACGGCTGGCAGACCTTCCGCTACATCATCCTGCCGAACCTCGGCTCGGCCTTGCTGGCCGGCGGAATGCTGGCGTTTGCGCTGTCGTTCGACGAAATCATCGTCACCACGTTCACCGCCGGGCATGAGCGCACGTTGCCGTTGTGGCTGCTCAACCAGCTCAGCCGCCCACGGGATGTGCCGGTGACCAACGTGGTTGCCATGCTGGTGATGATGGTGACCATGCTGCCGATCCTTGGCGCGTATTACCTGACCCGGGGTGGCGAGAGCGTCGCGGGCAGTGGTGGGAAATAG